A genomic segment from Dechloromonas denitrificans encodes:
- a CDS encoding superoxide dismutase family protein: protein MQKFIFPLMLGASGLLAGCHGGLVSSAPLRAEAVLNATQGNTVSGVVSFTQAGDKIRVVAEVQGLSPGMHGFHIHDKGDCSAPDGTSAGGHFNPAGRSHGNPDHAEHHAGDMPQLVAGANGTARLTAYLDGVLIAEGASGIIGRGVIVHAAPDDFKTQPTGNSGARQACGVVLAR, encoded by the coding sequence ATGCAAAAGTTCATTTTTCCTCTAATGCTGGGCGCCAGCGGCTTGCTGGCCGGGTGTCACGGGGGGTTGGTCAGTAGTGCTCCGCTACGCGCCGAAGCTGTGTTGAACGCAACACAAGGCAATACCGTTTCGGGCGTTGTTTCGTTTACGCAGGCCGGGGACAAGATTCGAGTTGTGGCTGAAGTGCAGGGTTTGTCGCCTGGGATGCATGGTTTCCATATTCACGATAAAGGTGATTGCAGCGCGCCGGACGGCACAAGCGCTGGCGGTCACTTCAATCCAGCCGGGCGTTCGCACGGCAATCCGGATCATGCGGAACATCATGCGGGAGATATGCCGCAACTTGTTGCCGGGGCGAATGGTACGGCTCGCCTGACAGCTTATCTCGATGGTGTGCTTATTGCCGAGGGGGCTTCCGGGATTATCGGACGGGGGGTTATTGTCCATGCGGCACCGGATGATTTTAAAACTCAACCCACCGGTAACTCCGGTGCGCGCCAAGCTTGCGGGGTAGTGCTTGCCCGTTAA
- a CDS encoding AsmA family protein, with translation MEADGALSASSRFSGFVPKSTLSYETKEKFDARSRFSVLRAPDVQIPPPQLELESEPLSDSPVRHGQLIVFRLLAGVVLLLGGLLAIVLLFPYDRFKPDLEVAAGRWLQDRVVIEKVGVELWPRPQLVLSGLTIGGGNDFYIHEARVDSPASLLLSGKRVIPRVELSEVKVGVQKIAGLPMFAVAANPVPGIGRVRIERMQVNARDLSISDLSGDLLFKLDGHLEKTSLQTVDRSISLEAVPTAQGIALNIEGAVLAIPGTPLKFESLQAKGLLLKDRLLIQSVDAFLLGGTFKGTWLLDWSSDLVTAGDGAFRLLDSRRVTNAFAPSLKLEGDFSGNLALRGRGSNWAELLRHVEATLDVDISRGLLHGVDLGEATRKGPGSVVRAGATKFDRFLAVLAVAPGRISARDLRLESGMMTAAGHFSAKDRQVDAALMVTLQTSVSTLRIPLHVQGQLPELSVVNGK, from the coding sequence ATGGAGGCCGATGGGGCGCTGTCTGCATCATCCAGATTTTCGGGATTTGTCCCCAAATCGACGTTGTCTTATGAAACCAAGGAGAAATTTGACGCGAGGAGTCGTTTCTCCGTTCTGCGCGCGCCTGATGTTCAGATTCCACCGCCTCAGCTTGAGCTTGAATCTGAGCCTCTTTCCGATTCGCCGGTAAGGCACGGACAACTCATTGTTTTCCGATTGTTGGCAGGCGTTGTTTTGCTCCTTGGAGGGCTGCTGGCTATCGTTCTGTTGTTTCCTTACGATCGCTTCAAGCCCGATCTGGAGGTGGCGGCAGGGCGCTGGTTGCAGGACAGGGTTGTCATTGAAAAAGTCGGGGTGGAGCTTTGGCCGCGGCCGCAATTGGTCCTGAGCGGCCTGACGATCGGAGGTGGCAATGATTTTTATATCCACGAAGCGCGTGTTGACTCTCCGGCATCCCTGCTGCTCTCTGGCAAACGGGTAATTCCAAGGGTTGAATTGTCCGAGGTCAAAGTCGGCGTTCAAAAGATTGCTGGTTTGCCGATGTTTGCTGTCGCGGCCAATCCGGTGCCGGGCATTGGTCGAGTCAGAATTGAACGAATGCAGGTCAATGCACGCGACCTGTCAATCAGCGATCTGTCGGGAGATCTGCTTTTCAAGTTGGACGGGCATCTTGAAAAGACATCGCTACAGACAGTTGACCGCAGTATTTCGCTGGAGGCTGTGCCAACAGCTCAGGGGATTGCCTTGAATATCGAAGGTGCGGTGCTGGCTATTCCCGGTACGCCGTTGAAATTCGAGTCATTGCAAGCCAAAGGGCTGCTTCTGAAGGATCGATTGCTGATCCAAAGTGTCGATGCCTTTTTGCTGGGCGGGACTTTCAAGGGAACCTGGTTGCTTGACTGGAGTAGTGATTTGGTCACTGCTGGGGATGGCGCTTTCCGCTTGCTCGATAGTCGGCGGGTTACAAACGCCTTTGCCCCGTCATTGAAACTGGAGGGCGACTTCAGTGGGAATCTGGCCTTGCGTGGCCGAGGGAGCAATTGGGCTGAGCTATTGAGGCATGTTGAAGCGACGCTTGATGTCGATATTTCCAGGGGCTTGCTGCACGGCGTCGATTTGGGTGAGGCTACGCGCAAGGGACCTGGCTCGGTTGTGCGTGCCGGTGCGACAAAATTTGATCGTTTTCTTGCCGTCCTGGCTGTGGCTCCGGGCCGAATCTCGGCGCGCGACCTTCGCCTTGAGTCCGGCATGATGACTGCCGCCGGCCATTTTTCGGCCAAGGATCGGCAAGTTGATGCCGCATTGATGGTCACCCTGCAGACATCCGTGTCTACCTTGAGGATTCCGCTGCATGTTCAGGGGCAGCTTCCTGAATTGAGTGTGGTGAACGGTAAATAA
- a CDS encoding amino acid aminotransferase: MSSSIFAAVEMAPRDPILGLNESFNADTRSTKVNLGVGVYFDDNGKIPLLAAVKAAEDARVKSALPRGYQPIEGSPAYNQAVQNLLLGKDSALIANGQVITAQALGGTGALKIGADYLKRLSPNAKVYISDPSWENHRALFESAGFVVENYPYYDAATRGVNFTGMMACLNSLDAGSIIILHACCHNPTGADLSDAQWQEVVDVCRERGLVPFLDMAYQGFADGIDADAVAVRAFSASGLQFFVSSSFSKSFSLYGERVGALSIITAGKDEAGRVMSQVKRVIRTNYSNPPIHGGALVAAVLSSPELRQQWEDELGGMRDRIRAMRTGLVDAIKAQGVAQDFSFVIKQRGMFSYTGLTAAQVERMKDEFGIYAVSTGRICLAALNTKNVDYVAKAIAAVIK; encoded by the coding sequence ATGTCCTCTTCGATCTTTGCTGCGGTGGAAATGGCCCCGCGTGATCCGATCCTCGGCCTGAACGAGTCTTTCAACGCAGATACCCGCAGCACCAAGGTCAACCTCGGTGTTGGCGTCTATTTCGACGACAACGGCAAGATTCCCCTGCTGGCTGCTGTCAAGGCTGCCGAAGACGCCCGTGTCAAATCGGCCCTGCCGCGCGGCTACCAGCCGATCGAAGGCTCCCCGGCCTACAACCAGGCTGTCCAGAACCTGCTGCTGGGCAAGGATTCTGCCCTGATCGCCAATGGCCAGGTCATCACCGCCCAGGCTCTCGGCGGCACCGGCGCCCTGAAAATCGGTGCCGACTATCTGAAGCGCCTGTCTCCGAATGCCAAGGTTTACATCAGCGACCCGTCCTGGGAAAACCACCGCGCCCTGTTCGAATCGGCCGGTTTCGTTGTTGAAAACTATCCGTACTACGACGCTGCCACCCGCGGCGTGAACTTCACCGGCATGATGGCCTGCCTGAACAGCCTGGATGCCGGCTCGATCATCATCCTGCACGCCTGCTGCCACAACCCGACTGGCGCCGATCTGTCTGATGCGCAATGGCAGGAAGTGGTTGATGTCTGTCGCGAACGCGGTCTGGTTCCGTTCCTCGACATGGCCTACCAGGGCTTTGCCGATGGCATCGATGCCGACGCTGTCGCTGTTCGTGCCTTCTCCGCCTCCGGCCTGCAGTTCTTCGTCTCCAGCTCTTTCTCGAAAAGCTTCTCGCTCTACGGCGAGCGCGTTGGCGCACTGTCGATCATCACCGCAGGCAAGGACGAAGCCGGCCGCGTCATGTCGCAAGTCAAGCGCGTCATCCGTACCAACTACTCCAACCCGCCGATTCACGGTGGTGCCCTGGTTGCTGCCGTGCTTTCCTCGCCGGAACTCCGCCAGCAATGGGAAGATGAGCTTGGCGGTATGCGTGATCGCATCCGCGCCATGCGCACCGGCCTGGTTGACGCAATCAAGGCCCAGGGCGTTGCCCAGGACTTCTCCTTCGTCATCAAGCAGCGCGGCATGTTCTCCTACACCGGCCTGACGGCTGCCCAGGTTGAGCGCATGAAAGACGAATTCGGCATTTACGCAGTGTCGACCGGGCGGATCTGCCTGGCCGCGCTGAACACCAAGAATGTCGATTACGTTGCCAAGGCTATTGCCGCGGTGATCAAGTAA
- the uvrB gene encoding excinuclease ABC subunit UvrB, giving the protein MIETTASTPVVCHEGSPYRLHQPFPPAGDQPEAIRLLVEGIDDGLSFQTLLGVTGSGKTYTMANVIARTGRPALVLAPNKTLAAQLYSEFKEFFPENAVEYFVSYYDYYQPEAYVPSRDLFIEKDSSINDHIEQMRLSATKSLIERRDVVIVATVSCIYGIGDRDEYHNMILTVRVGDRLDQRAIVKRLTEMQYERNDVDFHRGTFRVRGDIIDVFPAEHAEHAIRISLFDDEIEGLQFFDPLTGHLLHKALRFTVFPASHYVTPRDTVVRAIEAIKSELSQRIDYFTHNNKLVEAQRIEQRTRFDLELLDQIGFCKGIENYSRHFSGRKAGEAPPTLIDYLPADALMFIDESHVSIGQVGGMYKGDRSRKENLVDYGFRLPSALDNRPLQFNEFESHLRQTVFVSATPSEYENIHAGQVVEQLVRPTGLIDPKIMVRPASTQVDDLLSEIKLRVDAGERVLVTTLTKRMSEDLTDFLADNAIRVRYLHSDIDTVERVEIIRDLRLGEFDVLVGINLLREGLDIPEVSLVAILDADKEGFLRSERSLIQTIGRAARHINGTAILYADTITKSMQRAIAETERRREKQVRFNAEHGITPRGVSKKIKDIIDGVYDAESAQTELKAAQQQAAYEAMDEKTVAREIKRLEKLMLECAKNLEFEKAAAARDDLFRLRERIFGVVPHDPDGG; this is encoded by the coding sequence ATGATAGAAACCACAGCCAGCACACCGGTCGTCTGCCACGAAGGCAGCCCATATCGACTTCACCAACCCTTTCCTCCGGCCGGTGATCAGCCTGAAGCGATTCGCCTGCTGGTCGAGGGAATCGATGACGGACTTTCTTTCCAGACCTTGCTTGGCGTGACCGGCTCAGGCAAGACCTACACGATGGCCAACGTCATCGCCCGAACCGGGCGTCCGGCGCTTGTCCTGGCTCCCAACAAGACGCTGGCGGCCCAGCTGTATTCTGAGTTCAAGGAATTTTTCCCTGAAAACGCCGTCGAGTATTTTGTTTCCTACTACGACTACTATCAGCCGGAAGCCTATGTACCGTCGCGTGACCTGTTCATCGAAAAAGATAGTTCGATCAACGACCACATCGAACAGATGCGCCTCTCGGCGACCAAAAGCCTGATCGAACGGCGCGACGTGGTGATCGTTGCGACAGTCTCCTGCATCTACGGCATCGGTGACCGTGATGAATATCACAACATGATCCTGACCGTGCGTGTCGGTGATCGTCTCGATCAGCGCGCCATCGTCAAGCGGCTGACCGAGATGCAGTACGAGCGCAACGATGTCGATTTTCACCGCGGCACCTTCAGGGTGCGTGGTGACATCATCGATGTCTTCCCGGCCGAGCACGCCGAGCACGCCATTCGTATTTCCTTGTTCGATGATGAAATCGAGGGCCTGCAGTTTTTCGATCCGCTGACCGGTCATCTGCTCCACAAGGCGCTCCGCTTTACGGTTTTTCCAGCCTCGCACTATGTGACGCCGCGCGATACGGTGGTGCGGGCCATCGAGGCGATCAAGAGCGAGTTGAGCCAGCGCATTGATTATTTCACCCACAACAACAAGCTGGTCGAGGCGCAGCGTATCGAGCAACGCACCCGTTTCGATCTGGAATTGCTCGATCAGATTGGTTTTTGCAAGGGGATCGAAAACTACTCCCGCCATTTCTCCGGGCGCAAGGCCGGGGAAGCGCCGCCGACGCTGATCGATTATTTGCCTGCCGATGCACTGATGTTCATCGATGAGTCGCATGTCAGCATCGGCCAGGTGGGCGGCATGTACAAGGGCGACCGGTCACGCAAGGAAAATCTGGTCGATTACGGTTTCCGCCTGCCGTCGGCGCTTGATAACCGGCCGTTGCAGTTCAACGAATTCGAGTCGCATCTGCGCCAGACGGTTTTTGTCTCGGCAACGCCTTCCGAATACGAAAATATTCATGCCGGGCAGGTGGTTGAGCAACTGGTCCGACCGACCGGGTTGATCGACCCGAAGATCATGGTTCGACCTGCCTCGACGCAGGTCGACGATCTGTTGTCCGAAATAAAGCTGCGGGTCGATGCCGGGGAGCGCGTACTGGTCACGACGCTGACCAAGCGAATGTCCGAGGATCTGACTGACTTTTTGGCGGATAACGCAATTCGGGTACGCTATCTGCATTCGGATATCGATACCGTCGAGCGCGTCGAAATTATCCGTGATCTGCGTCTTGGTGAATTTGATGTTCTGGTCGGGATCAATCTTCTGCGTGAAGGACTGGATATTCCCGAAGTGTCGCTTGTTGCCATTCTTGATGCCGACAAAGAAGGCTTCCTGCGTTCCGAGCGTTCGTTGATTCAGACAATTGGTCGTGCGGCACGCCATATCAATGGCACAGCCATCCTCTATGCTGATACGATTACCAAATCCATGCAGCGAGCGATTGCCGAGACGGAACGGCGGCGCGAAAAGCAGGTCCGGTTCAATGCGGAACATGGCATTACGCCACGCGGTGTATCCAAGAAGATCAAGGACATCATCGACGGTGTGTACGATGCCGAGTCAGCCCAGACCGAGCTCAAGGCAGCGCAGCAACAGGCTGCCTACGAGGCAATGGATGAGAAGACGGTAGCCAGGGAGATCAAGCGCCTCGAAAAATTGATGCTCGAGTGCGCCAAGAACCTTGAATTCGAAAAAGCGGCGGCGGCCCGCGACGATTTGTTCCGGCTCAGGGAACGGATCTTTGGTGTAGTGCCGCACGACCCTGACGGAGGATGA
- a CDS encoding low molecular weight protein-tyrosine-phosphatase encodes MTFRVLLVCMGNICRSPTAEGVLRSFIRTNNLGDKVEVDSAGTHGYHVGEAPDSRTQRAAMVRGYNLSQLRARKVARQDLDYFDLILAMDKSNLDNLMRLATPEQQGRIKLFMDYSKNFEDEEVPDPYYGLGHGFDLVLDMVEDASKGLVEEIKATLGRR; translated from the coding sequence ATGACTTTCCGCGTTCTGCTTGTTTGCATGGGCAATATCTGTCGTTCGCCAACGGCTGAAGGAGTGTTGAGAAGTTTTATACGGACCAATAATCTGGGCGACAAGGTTGAGGTTGATTCTGCAGGAACGCATGGCTACCACGTAGGCGAGGCGCCTGACTCAAGAACCCAGCGGGCGGCCATGGTTCGTGGCTATAACCTGTCGCAGTTGCGTGCCCGAAAAGTGGCACGACAGGATCTTGATTATTTTGATCTGATTTTGGCGATGGACAAAAGCAATCTGGACAATCTGATGCGACTGGCAACCCCTGAGCAGCAAGGCAGGATCAAGTTGTTCATGGATTACTCAAAGAACTTCGAAGATGAAGAGGTGCCTGATCCTTATTATGGCTTGGGCCACGGTTTCGATTTGGTGCTCGATATGGTCGAGGATGCTTCAAAAGGACTGGTTGAAGAAATCAAGGCGACCTTGGGGCGCCGCTGA